The proteins below are encoded in one region of Drosophila santomea strain STO CAGO 1482 chromosome 3R, Prin_Dsan_1.1, whole genome shotgun sequence:
- the LOC120453818 gene encoding uncharacterized protein LOC120453818 isoform X1, with translation MKVFSLSLLLVAALPLMCHALPASDKSLSLEDTDLDNEPGESVKESQVQKRSGSFDYVAHLKSGLLSGIGQASASIASGSSGGSSGGGDSYKSHEIVVHGNSVDYDPWSFKKSVLNTIFQAVKAITGGVTALKGQLIKGSGYALSAGGNLVAAGGDKVTDVGKSIINSAHINSHTYATSHSSSGGGLFAKLTSLSGGSSGGSSGHKTVSAPGPVVHHETITTYEIPTGHASYGPPSKPPSYSSATHQYLPPVGGASYSGGAPFSVSHPAAFESPPSNYLPSAYGQDVYQQ, from the exons GTCTTCAGCCTAAGTCTTCTGCTGGTGGCCGCCCTCCCACTGATGTGCCACGCCCTCCCAGCTAGCGATAAGTCCCTTTCCCTGGAAGACACAGATCTGGACAATGAGCCGGGCGAGAGTGTGAAGGAGTCACAGGTGCAAAAGCGGTCCGGCAGCTTCGACTACGTGGCGCACCTGAAGTCCGGCCTGCTGTCCGGAATTGGCCAGGCCTCCGCCTCAATCGCCTCCGGCAGTTCCGGCGGAAGCAGCGGAGGCGGGGACAGCTACAAGTCCCACGAGATTGTTGTCCAC GGCAACTCGGTGGACTATGACCCCTGGTCGTTCAAGAAGTCCGTGCTGAACACCATCTTCCAGGCGGTCAAGGCCATCACCGGCGGGGTCACCGCACTCAAGGGTCAGCTGATCAAGGGCAGCGGATACGCGCTGAGTGCGGGCGGCAACCTGGTGGCCGCCGGCGGCGACAAGGTCACCGACGTGGGCAAGTCCATCATCAACTCGGCGCACATCAACTCGCACACCTACGCCACTAGTCACTCCTCTTCCGGCGGCGGTCTCTTCGCCAAGCTGACCTCCTTGTCGGGCGGCTCCTCCGGCGGCAGCAGTGGGCACAAGACCGTCTCCGCTCCTGGACCCGTCGTCCATCACGAGA CCATCACCACGTACGAGATACCCACCGGGCACGCCAGCTACGGTCCGCCATCGAAGCCCCCGTCCTACAGCAGCGCCACCCACCAGTACCTCCCGCCGGTGGGCGGGGCCAGCTACAGCGGCGGGGCGCCCTTCAGCGTGAGCCACCCGGCGGCCTTCGAGTCGCCGCCAAGCAATTACCTGCCATCGGCCTATGGACAAGATG